The following are from one region of the Hymenobacter radiodurans genome:
- a CDS encoding malate:quinone oxidoreductase, producing MNIDTSSSDPTTDVVLIGAGIMSATLGIMLKELDPNLTITVIERLDVAAAESSDAWNNAGTGHSAFCELNYTPQRADGSVDISKAIGIAESFEVSKQFWAFLAEQYHVEGIQRFINHIPHMSFVWGNENVDFLRKRHAALVQSPLFQGMEYSEDPDQLREWMPLVMEGRDPSQKVAATRMDLGTDVNFGSLTRGMFTLMQEKPGVAFHFGHEVDKIRRKDDGTWRVRAQNRATGEKLKLRAKFVFIGAGGGSLPLLLASGIPESKGFGGFPVSGQWLKCVNPAVIEQHQAKVYGKASVGSPPMSVPHLDTRVINGQRELLFGPYAGFSTKFLKFGSFLDLPGSIKATNLKPMLIAGAKNLPLTRYLINQVRQSPQDRLAALREYLPTARNEDWKLEIAGQRVQVIKKDEKQGGVLEFGTEMVSAADGSIAALLGASPGASTAVSIMISLIQKCFPAQATSPEWQARFREMIPTFGQSLADNPELVEQTRTHTSAVLELSVDAPLGSK from the coding sequence ATGAACATAGATACTTCTTCCTCCGACCCCACCACCGATGTTGTGCTGATTGGGGCCGGCATTATGAGTGCTACTCTGGGCATTATGCTCAAGGAGCTGGATCCGAACCTTACGATAACCGTCATTGAGCGCCTTGACGTAGCCGCCGCCGAAAGCTCCGACGCGTGGAATAATGCTGGCACCGGCCACTCAGCCTTTTGCGAGCTGAACTACACGCCCCAGCGCGCCGATGGCTCCGTAGACATTAGCAAGGCCATCGGCATCGCCGAGTCGTTTGAGGTGTCGAAGCAATTCTGGGCCTTTCTGGCCGAGCAATACCACGTTGAAGGCATCCAACGATTCATTAATCATATCCCGCACATGAGCTTTGTGTGGGGTAATGAAAACGTGGATTTTCTGCGCAAGCGCCACGCGGCGCTGGTGCAGTCGCCACTGTTTCAGGGCATGGAATATTCCGAAGACCCGGACCAGCTCCGCGAGTGGATGCCCTTGGTGATGGAAGGCCGCGACCCCAGCCAGAAAGTAGCCGCCACCCGCATGGACCTAGGCACCGACGTAAACTTTGGCTCCCTCACTCGCGGCATGTTCACGCTCATGCAGGAGAAGCCGGGCGTTGCGTTCCACTTTGGCCACGAGGTAGATAAGATACGGCGCAAGGACGACGGCACGTGGCGGGTGAGGGCCCAAAATCGTGCTACCGGCGAAAAGCTAAAGCTCCGCGCCAAATTCGTGTTTATTGGGGCGGGCGGCGGCTCTTTGCCCCTACTACTAGCCTCGGGCATTCCAGAGAGCAAAGGCTTTGGCGGTTTCCCCGTGAGTGGGCAGTGGCTGAAGTGCGTGAACCCGGCTGTAATAGAGCAGCATCAGGCCAAAGTGTACGGCAAAGCCAGCGTCGGCTCGCCGCCCATGTCGGTACCTCACCTCGATACGCGCGTGATCAACGGGCAGCGTGAGCTGCTGTTTGGCCCGTATGCGGGCTTCAGCACCAAGTTTCTGAAGTTTGGCTCCTTCCTCGACTTGCCGGGCTCCATCAAGGCCACCAACCTGAAGCCTATGCTCATCGCGGGGGCCAAAAATCTGCCTCTCACCCGCTACCTAATCAACCAGGTACGGCAGTCGCCGCAGGACCGGCTGGCAGCGCTGCGCGAGTATTTGCCCACCGCTCGGAATGAAGACTGGAAGCTGGAAATAGCGGGGCAGCGCGTGCAGGTTATCAAAAAGGACGAGAAGCAGGGCGGCGTGCTGGAGTTCGGCACTGAGATGGTAAGCGCCGCTGACGGCTCCATTGCGGCTTTGCTGGGCGCATCGCCCGGCGCCTCTACGGCCGTCAGCATTATGATCAGCCTGATTCAAAAGTGCTTCCCCGCGCAGGCTACCTCGCCGGAGTGGCAGGCACGGTTCCGCGAGATGATTCCCACCTTCGGGCAGTCGTTGGCCGACAACCCGGAGCTAGTAGAGCAAACCCGTACCCATACCAGCGCCGTGCTGGAGTTGAGCGTAGATGCTCCGCTCGGCAGCAAATAA
- a CDS encoding GNAT family N-acetyltransferase — protein sequence MIKLEYFTPADFKQLIQWIDNEQLLKEWSGSLFSFPLTKASLTWYIEGANDLTDPDAFIYKAIDTDTGETVGHISLGSFSETNKAARITRVLIGNTAARGRGYCQGMVKAVLRIGFEELGLHRISLGVYDFNEAAIGCYKKAGLKTEGIMRDVVRYKDGYWSLVEMAMLEDEWRLANEPVEVEAIRTTATSTSAAA from the coding sequence ATGATTAAGCTTGAATATTTTACCCCCGCCGATTTCAAACAACTCATTCAGTGGATTGATAATGAGCAGCTTCTCAAAGAATGGAGCGGCTCCCTGTTTTCGTTTCCCCTCACCAAAGCGAGTCTCACCTGGTACATCGAAGGTGCCAATGACCTGACCGACCCGGATGCGTTTATCTACAAGGCTATCGACACCGACACCGGCGAAACCGTGGGGCATATTTCCTTGGGAAGCTTCAGCGAGACGAACAAAGCCGCCCGCATCACACGCGTACTCATTGGCAACACCGCTGCCCGCGGCCGCGGCTACTGCCAAGGCATGGTTAAGGCCGTGCTGCGCATCGGTTTCGAGGAGTTGGGCCTGCACCGCATCAGCTTGGGTGTGTACGATTTCAATGAAGCGGCCATTGGCTGCTACAAGAAAGCCGGCCTCAAAACCGAAGGCATTATGCGCGATGTTGTGCGCTACAAGGACGGCTACTGGTCACTAGTAGAAATGGCCATGCTGGAAGACGAGTGGCGGCTGGCTAATGAGCCTGTCGAAGTCGAGGCTATACGTACGACAGCCACCAGTACGAGTGCCGCTGCTTGA
- a CDS encoding DUF1624 domain-containing protein: MQQVSTEYAVPVATRATVSRVQAIDIVRGLVMVIMALDHVRDFWSPTTIRPEDVAQTTVLLFFTRFITHFCAPTFVFLSGTSIWLYQQRQPDKMRVSWHLLTRGLWLALLEVVLISFMLFWGYSMVLLQVIWVIGWSMVALAGLIWLPRWLLAVLAFVIIAGHNMLPNIQPVTADNVALALLHNGPFVFNAPPLPPVLVAYSFGPWLGVMLAGYLIGPWFKLPLPQRTRLLRLAGIALLVFFVALRATNWYGDPTPWSPQPRGLIYSVLSFINITKYPPSLLFLCLTLGISLLLLSSVETATNRLSQWLRTYGQVPFFYYIPHLFLISFGALLWSMVAFGKPINLSFTPPHSGPPTTTRACCEPI, translated from the coding sequence ATGCAACAGGTTTCTACTGAATATGCAGTGCCCGTGGCTACACGTGCGACCGTATCGCGGGTGCAGGCAATTGACATCGTGCGGGGCCTAGTGATGGTTATCATGGCCCTCGACCATGTCCGTGACTTTTGGAGCCCCACCACCATTCGACCGGAGGATGTGGCTCAGACAACCGTGTTGCTGTTTTTTACGCGCTTCATAACGCATTTCTGCGCACCAACTTTCGTGTTTCTGTCGGGTACGAGTATCTGGCTGTATCAGCAGAGGCAACCTGACAAGATGCGGGTGAGCTGGCACTTGCTCACGCGCGGCCTCTGGCTGGCGCTGCTGGAAGTAGTGTTAATCAGCTTTATGCTGTTCTGGGGCTATTCGATGGTGCTATTGCAGGTAATCTGGGTGATTGGCTGGAGCATGGTGGCGCTGGCCGGCCTGATCTGGCTGCCGCGCTGGTTGTTAGCGGTGCTGGCATTCGTCATTATAGCCGGGCACAATATGCTGCCCAACATTCAGCCTGTCACCGCCGATAATGTGGCCCTGGCGTTGCTGCATAATGGACCGTTTGTCTTTAACGCGCCGCCCTTGCCTCCTGTGTTGGTCGCCTATTCATTTGGACCGTGGCTGGGTGTGATGCTGGCCGGATATCTGATTGGGCCGTGGTTTAAGCTGCCGCTCCCGCAGCGTACGCGCCTGTTGCGCCTCGCCGGGATAGCCTTGCTTGTGTTCTTCGTAGCATTAAGGGCCACCAATTGGTACGGCGACCCCACGCCCTGGAGCCCCCAGCCACGCGGACTGATTTACAGCGTCCTGTCGTTTATTAATATCACGAAATATCCGCCTTCCCTGCTATTTCTGTGTCTCACGCTTGGCATTTCTCTGCTCTTGCTCTCTAGCGTTGAAACGGCTACAAATCGGCTAAGCCAATGGCTGCGCACCTATGGTCAGGTACCATTTTTCTACTACATCCCGCACCTGTTCCTCATCAGCTTCGGGGCGCTGCTCTGGTCGATGGTGGCTTTCGGTAAGCCCATTAATCTGTCCTTTACGCCCCCGCACAGTGGCCCACCGACTACCACCCGAGCTTGCTGCGAGCCTATATAG
- a CDS encoding alpha/beta fold hydrolase: protein MIKSYMPIRIAAVLSLTLLVNSCADSSPKTGHPTPVPQQLAETAKGEVKSYQLALFDEARNRAVPVAIYEPGSGAKRSPEKRRKLKLALLNHGYGNPNTSYKFVAYNLVAQGYFVVSIQHELPKEAPMPTTGNPQQVRRPYWERGVQNMLFVLQTLKKTNTELDFRNLLLVGHSNGGDMAALFAQKYPQLVRDVVTLDNRRMPLPRTRRPHILTIRSSDQVADDGVLPTAAEQKKFDIQIVKMENMTHNDIWDGATDEKKQEINQAINNFLKTK, encoded by the coding sequence GTGATAAAATCCTATATGCCGATAAGAATAGCCGCAGTTCTTAGTCTTACGCTACTAGTAAATAGCTGCGCCGACAGCAGCCCGAAAACAGGACATCCGACACCAGTACCACAGCAGCTAGCCGAAACAGCCAAAGGGGAGGTGAAAAGCTACCAGTTGGCGCTATTCGATGAAGCCCGCAACCGGGCTGTGCCAGTAGCCATATATGAGCCGGGCTCGGGGGCAAAGCGGAGCCCAGAAAAGCGGCGAAAGCTCAAGCTGGCCCTGCTGAATCATGGCTATGGCAACCCGAATACGAGCTATAAGTTTGTCGCGTATAATCTGGTGGCGCAGGGCTACTTTGTGGTAAGTATTCAGCATGAGTTGCCCAAGGAAGCGCCCATGCCTACCACCGGCAATCCGCAGCAGGTGCGACGGCCTTATTGGGAGCGAGGTGTGCAAAACATGTTATTCGTGCTGCAAACCCTCAAAAAGACCAATACTGAGCTGGACTTTAGAAACCTGCTGCTAGTAGGCCATTCCAACGGCGGCGATATGGCCGCGTTGTTTGCCCAAAAATATCCGCAACTGGTGCGCGATGTGGTTACGCTGGATAACCGCCGCATGCCGCTTCCCCGCACCCGCCGCCCGCATATCCTAACCATTCGCTCCAGCGACCAGGTGGCCGATGACGGCGTGCTGCCGACGGCCGCCGAACAGAAAAAATTCGATATTCAGATCGTCAAAATGGAAAATATGACCCATAATGATATCTGGGATGGTGCCACCGACGAAAAAAAGCAGGAGATAAATCAGGCGATTAATAACTTCCTGAAAACGAAGTAG
- the ctlX gene encoding citrulline utilization hydrolase CtlX: protein MQSASTVFLVRPVQFGFNTETAASNHFQQTIAGLEQEAIQQQAFAEFDAAVAKLRAHGVRVLVFDDTPAPPKPDAVFPNNWLTLHPDGRVVLYPMHAPNRRAERRPDILDSLRSQFTVREVIDLSYHEQEGRFLEGTGSIIFDHEHRVTYAGLSPRTDADLFQQVTSLLGYRPVSFRATDAQGHAIYHTNVMLCVGGKFAVICLESITDPAEQAAVTDALVSTGHEIVTISLAQVAHFAGNMLTLQPAAAGPELLVMSQSAHDALTNDQRQTLSRYCTLVPLPIPTIETVGGGSARCMLAEVFLPFA from the coding sequence ATGCAGTCTGCTTCTACCGTTTTTCTCGTTCGGCCCGTTCAGTTTGGTTTCAATACCGAAACGGCGGCGTCTAATCATTTTCAGCAGACCATAGCCGGGCTGGAGCAGGAGGCAATTCAGCAGCAAGCATTTGCTGAGTTCGATGCGGCCGTGGCCAAACTGCGAGCACACGGCGTGCGCGTGCTGGTATTCGACGATACCCCCGCGCCGCCCAAGCCCGATGCCGTGTTTCCAAACAATTGGCTTACCCTGCACCCCGATGGCCGCGTGGTGCTGTACCCCATGCACGCGCCCAATCGCCGGGCCGAGCGGCGACCGGATATTCTGGACTCGTTGCGTAGCCAATTCACGGTTCGGGAAGTCATCGACTTGTCCTATCACGAGCAGGAGGGCCGCTTTCTGGAAGGCACCGGCAGCATCATTTTCGACCATGAACACCGCGTGACCTACGCTGGCCTTTCGCCCCGCACCGATGCGGATTTGTTTCAGCAAGTAACCAGCCTACTAGGTTACCGCCCGGTGTCTTTCCGCGCTACCGATGCGCAAGGCCACGCCATCTACCACACCAACGTAATGCTGTGCGTGGGGGGCAAATTTGCGGTCATCTGCCTGGAAAGCATAACCGACCCCGCCGAGCAGGCAGCAGTAACAGACGCGCTGGTCTCCACGGGGCACGAAATTGTGACTATATCGCTGGCGCAGGTGGCCCATTTTGCCGGCAACATGCTCACGCTACAACCCGCCGCTGCTGGCCCTGAGCTATTGGTTATGTCGCAGAGCGCCCACGATGCGCTGACTAATGACCAGCGCCAAACCCTCAGCCGCTACTGCACGCTGGTTCCGCTGCCCATTCCCACCATCGAAACCGTTGGAGGAGGCAGCGCCCGCTGTATGTTGGCCGAGGTGTTTCTGCCCTTCGCCTAG